The genomic segment TATCCCGAGCGCGTCGCCGTGATTCACGGGCAGCGCCGCCAGAGTTGGCTGCAGACCTTTACTCGCTGCCGGCAGCTCGCTTCCGCGCTCGCCGCACACGGCGTCGGCGAAGGCGATACGGTGGCGGCAATGCTCAACAACACACCGGAAATGATCGAATGTCACTTCGGTGTGCCAGCCACGGGTGCCGTGCTCAACACGCTGAATACTCGGCTCGATGCCGAGACGATCGCTTTCATGCTCGAGCACGGCGAGGCGAAGGTGCTGCTTACCGACCGCGAGTACTCGCCGACCGTGCGCAAGGCCTTGGCTGCCTGCCAGCGCGAGATCCTGGTGATCGACGTCGACGACCCGGAATATGGCGGTCCCGGTGAGCGGCTGGGGACGCGCGAGTACGAGGAATTCATCGCCGGCGGCAGTCCCGATTTCCCGTGGCGGGGTCCGGACGACGAGTGGGACGCCATTTCGCTCAATTACACATCCGGGACCACCGGCAATCCGAAGGGCGTCGTCTATCACCACCGTGGCGCCTATCTCAACTCGATGAGCAACATTGTCAGCTGGGGCATGCCGCCGCATTCGGTTTACCTGTGGACGCTGCCGATGTTTCACTGCAACGGCTGGTGCTTCGTGTGGACCATGGCCGCCAATGCGGGTACCAATGTCTGCCTGCGTCGGGTGGACCCGAAACTGATCTTCGATGCCATGCGCGAGCACGGGGTGACCCATTACTGCGGGGCGCCGATCGTGCATAGCCTGATGGCCAACTCCCCGGCCGAACTGCGTGCCGGCATCAGCCAGAAGGTCTCCGGACTGATCGCCGCCGCACCACCGCCGGCAGCAGTGATCGAGGCGATGGCCAACATCGGCATCGACCTGACGCATGTCTACGGACTCACCGAAACCTACGGCCCGGCGGCTGTCTGCGCCAAGCACGGCGACTGGAGCAGCCGGCCGCTGGCCGAGCAGGTCGAGCTCAATGGCCGCCAGGGGGTGCGCTACCATGCGCAGGAAGGGATCACGGTTCTCGATCCGGTCAACATGGCGGCCGTGCCGTGGGATGGTGAGACGATGGGCGAGATCATGTTCCGCGGCAACCTGGTGATGAAGGGCTACCTGAAGAACCCCAAGGCG from the Accumulibacter sp. genome contains:
- a CDS encoding acyl-CoA synthetase produces the protein MPNMYRVGLDKNPANYTPLTPLTFVERSAYVYPERVAVIHGQRRQSWLQTFTRCRQLASALAAHGVGEGDTVAAMLNNTPEMIECHFGVPATGAVLNTLNTRLDAETIAFMLEHGEAKVLLTDREYSPTVRKALAACQREILVIDVDDPEYGGPGERLGTREYEEFIAGGSPDFPWRGPDDEWDAISLNYTSGTTGNPKGVVYHHRGAYLNSMSNIVSWGMPPHSVYLWTLPMFHCNGWCFVWTMAANAGTNVCLRRVDPKLIFDAMREHGVTHYCGAPIVHSLMANSPAELRAGISQKVSGLIAAAPPPAAVIEAMANIGIDLTHVYGLTETYGPAAVCAKHGDWSSRPLAEQVELNGRQGVRYHAQEGITVLDPVNMAAVPWDGETMGEIMFRGNLVMKGYLKNPKASEESFAGGWYHTGDLAVMHADGYVKIKDRSKDVIISGGENISSIEVEDVLYRHPAVIAAAVVATPDPTWGEVPCAFLELREGTTVSEQEVIEFCRQHMARFKVPKRVILCTLPKTSTGKIQKYVLREQAKSTAAIE